tccccatgaccgctttgttctccctcattttcagtccgtccgatatgacctcccctctgttgaaggcactccagcccatggaggactcatgattctgctccatgatactctccattatcacccaatccccttaaacacttcgttccaagctgtcgccgtccgtctttccctttctggatacacgttctctctttgtacagtatacattccatcgtctacaccaatggcacgagctgatctccttcatcttcttgatcagcttccacccccctatttgctggttggggacttcaatgcccaccacccgctttggggatctccacatccttgtccacgtggctcactattgctagacgtcttccaccaagcggatctagtctgcctcaacactggggtccctacatttttgtctgcctccacggcaaatttatcccatttggaccttgcggtcggtactgttccgctagctcggcgcttcgaatggctcgcccttgatgatacacactcgagtgaccactttccatgtgttcttcgactgcagcctcaactgccatatatgcgctcgcgacgctggaagtttgcccaagccgattggacacttttttcgtctctagcgacattcgatgaccgtcgctttcccagcgtcgacgatgaggtcacacattttaccgacgttattctcacagctgcggaacgttcaataccacgcacctccgaattgccccggcgccccccagttccttggtggaacgaggcatgccgtgacgcaatacgtgagcggcgacgtgctcttcgcattttccgtcaccatccaactttgtccaactgtatccgatataagcagctccgtgcgcgatgccgtcgcgtcatccgcgatagcaagaaggccagctggaaattctttactagctcatttaacaacttcactccctcctcggaagtttggagtcggcttcgacggttctcaggcgcgcctagtttctccccggtctctgggctcactgtcgcgcatgctaccttagtggaccccgtcgcaatttctaactcattgggtcagcactttgctgagatttcgagctcttcaaattacccgccagcgtttctcccgaagaaacgtgcagcggaagtgcgacatcttgctttctcctctcaaaatcacgaaagctacaatactgttttctccatgcgcgaactccaacatgcactctcttcttctcgctcctccgccccaggaccggatggtatccatgtccaaatgttgctgcatttatcaacccatagcctgcgttacctccttcgcctttataatcgaatttggaccgacagtacctttcccaggcgatggcgggaagctattgtcgttcccgttccgaaacctggaaaggacaaacatctcccctctagctatcgccccatttctctcacgagtagtgtctgtaaggttttggagcgtatggtgaattaccgtttagcttggtggctggagtcccgcagtcttttaacaccagcccaatgcggattccgaaagcatcgttctgctgttgaccatcttgttgctctctccacttatatcatgaacaattttctccggaaacgccaaacggtagcaatattttttgatctggagagagcgtacgatacctgttggaggacaggcatcctccgcacactgttctcttggggctttcgaggccggctgcccctttttcttcgcgaatttatggcagagcgcacatttagggtgcgggtaaacaccactctctcccgtactttctcccaagaaaacggggtaccccagggctccgtgctgagtgttgtactgtttgccatcgccattaatccaattatggattgtctccttcctgatgtctcgggctccctctttgtggacgattttgcgatctactacagctctcaacggaccagccttcttgaaagacgtcttcaagggtgtctcgatcgcctccactcgtggagcatcgaaaccggcttccgtttctcacccagtaagaccgtttgtgttaatttttggcgacgtaaggagtttcttccgccctccttacatctaggtcctgtcaaccttccgttttccgacgtcgctaaattcttgggtcttatgtttgacagaaaactgtgctggtcctcccacgtttcctatctttcggctcgctgtctgcgttcccttaacacccttcgtgtcctgaatggtacctcttggggagcggaccgggtggtccttctccgcctctatcgcgccttagtgcgctcgaaattggattatggaagcatagtctactcctctgctcggccgtctattcttcggcgtctcgactctatccaccaccgtggattacgtttagtgtctggagctttttacaccagccctgtggaaagcctttatgctgagactgctgaacctccgctgtccaatcggcgggcagtccttctgagtcgttatgctagccatctgtcttccatgcctgctaatccagcctataacctttttttcgacgagtcctttgatgtcgggtatgcaggccgctcctcctccctactacccccgggagtccgcttccgtcaactgctccattctctttccttccgctttcctaaaaccttcttgacaacttggggtacagcaccgccttggcaccgtccccggatcgacttgctcagagacctatgtgaatttcccaaggatggtacccctacacttgtttaccgtcgggcaattgctgctctatgtgcacaaatgacggaagccacatttatttacaccgatggctcgaaaacatcgttaggtgtagggagtgcctatattgttggcgacaccccaaatcactttcggcttcccgaccagtgttcggtttatactgcggagctttacgctgttctccaggctgtccactacatccgccgccatcagcggatacagtacgtaatctgctcagattctctcagctctctcctcagtctccaagctctttaccctgtgcaccctctggtccaccggattcaggactgtctgcgcttgctccacctggggggcgtctcagtggcgttcctctggctcccgggacacgctggtatctgtggaaatgaggcggccgatatagcagccaaggctgcagtctctcttcctcggccagctcttcagtcacttccgtttaccgatctacggagcggtttatgtcgccaagttactcatttatggcatgcgcattggtcaacacttccccacaataaattgcgggaagtgaaagccgttccttgcgcttggacctcttcctcccgaacgcgtcgtcgggaggaggtaattttagcccgactccggatagggcactgtcttttcagtcatcgacatcttttaagcggtgatcctcccccactctgtccccactgctctcagctgtggacggtcagacaccttttaattgaatgcccctattttaatccgttacgctcccgtctacagctatcgcctgatctatcgtcgattttagcagatgacacgcgctcagctgaccgcgttctacagtttattagagacagtgaaatgacgtcagtcatttgaagccttttttttgggggacaaccaacccctttctatagtggacttttaagcattccttctgcctttagtttctcaaattttctgactttgtttccattgctgctgattttaaatttggtttttttcctgttttctacgtcacgggctgggcgctaatgaccatagaagttttgcgccctaaaaccacaaaaaaaaaaaaaaaaaaaaaaaatcgttaggtgtagggagtgcctatattgttggcgacaccccaaatcactttcggcttcccgaccagtgttcggtttatactgcggagctttacgctgttctccaggctgtccactacatccgccgccatcagcggatacagtacgtaatctgctcagattctctcagctctctcctaagtctccaagctctttaccctgtgcaccctctggtccaccggattcaggactgtctgcgcttgctccacctggggggcgtctcagtggcgttcctctggctcccgggacacgctggtatctgtggaaatgaggcggccgatatagcggccaaggctgcagtctctcttcctcggccagctcttcagtctcttccgtttaccgatctacggagcggtttatgtcgccaagttactcttttatggcatgcgcattggtcaacacttccccacaataaattgcgggaagtgaaagcccttccttgcgcttggacctcttcctcccgaacgcgtcgtcgggaggaggtaattttagctcgactccggatagggcactgcctttttagtcatcgacatcttttaagcggtgatcctcccccactctgtccccactgctctcagctgtggacggtcagacaccttttaattgaatgcccctattttaatccgttacgctcccgtctacagctatcgcctgatctatcgtcgattttagcagatgacacgcgctcag
This DNA window, taken from Schistocerca serialis cubense isolate TAMUIC-IGC-003099 chromosome 11, iqSchSeri2.2, whole genome shotgun sequence, encodes the following:
- the LOC126427073 gene encoding uncharacterized protein LOC126427073: MPANPAHNLFFDASFDVGYAGRSSSLLPPGVRFRQLLHSLSFRFPKTFLTTWGTAPPWHRPRIDLLRDLCEFPKDGTPTLVYRRAFAALCAQMTEATFIYTDGSKTSLGVGSAYIVGDTPNHFRLPDQCSVYTAELYAVLQAVHYIRRHQRIQYVICSDSLSSLLSLQALYPVHPLVHRIQDCLRLLHLGGVSVAFLWLPGHAGICGNEAADIAAKAAVSLPRPALQSLPFTDLRSGLCRQVTHLWHAHWSTLPHNKLREVKAVPCAWTSSSRTRRREEVILARLRIGHCLFSHRHLLSGDPPPLCPHCSQLWTVRHLLIECPYFNPLRSRLQLSPDLSSILADDTRSADRVLQFIRDSEMTSVI